A genomic region of Xanthomonas campestris pv. phormiicola contains the following coding sequences:
- a CDS encoding TonB-dependent receptor, with translation MRQQLKKFRSRAMFTFVGGVLVVNPAFAQQAPQTQAQSQTSQQQSSPDATTLDTVSVTGIRNSLNQSMGIKRDNAGVVDAISAEDIGKFPDTNLAESLQRITGISIERRDGEGAQVTARGFGPQFNAVTLNGRVIPGADAFGAPGAVPIGGVDGGTRAFNFAQLASEAITGLEVYKTSRANAPSGGIGATINILTDRPFNHKGLVASAGAKAAYDDSQPFDNKVTPEVSGIFSYTNPDKTWGIGLSGSYQKRRGGSVQATENTWNIQPWTGTDPALRPDATVQNAPAIGQLYGMPNDLRYAFADFERERLNGQAVVQFAPTDSLTLTLDYTYSSNEIREDRGEQGIWLQRANSFTDLVFDTGQAVATPVYLRDVPNGAKDFGMEQQRNMQKYKLGSLGFNADWQATDRLRLTFDAHDSKTQSLPNDPVTGGSATYFSFAGTNNCTGGTQCGGQWAQELFFNNSLPIGARTWYPTAADSIAGTNGVVNQDFSPAELGSQVLRIYYQSQVTEVKEGRVDGQFDFDNGRFQFGVDSAKTTMHRRTSDTYSTLGDWGVANAGNEPGMLALLQPVGITGMFNDFNASGAAPGAWRGNADQLALWGGSTYGATTRYNPQFSADNQVEEKTRAAYMQLEFDGELGGMTTNTRIGVRYEKTDVVSTSQVATPTALEWQANNDFQLLRSSEVQPFSEKHSYSYVLPNLDFSVNLTDELKARASFGQSIARAPYNNLIAGPTPGTPSGSILINPSTRASGSAQNPSLDPLESNNLDLALEWYFADASYVSLTFWDKRVSNFIGTSVTRENLYGLRDPTSGPDAQAALAFLQSGACAAQVGAAGNDVAAACSANDTSLFSAVAMLRNAAATGGLGAYNGSSAQTLALENAYDLVGEADDPLYEFDVSRPVNQNKAKIHGWEMGGQYFFGDTGFGVYANYTIVKGDVGFDNTVLDRDQFALLGLSDTANVMLMYEKYGWSARLAWNWRDEYLIAANQDGSNRNPYYVEPYQQLDLSVSYAITDNLSIGFEAINITSEDVRWHGRSKKQVIKVLDQSPRYTLGVRYNF, from the coding sequence ATGCGTCAGCAGTTGAAGAAGTTCCGCTCCAGGGCCATGTTCACCTTCGTCGGCGGGGTACTGGTGGTCAATCCGGCCTTCGCCCAGCAGGCGCCGCAAACCCAGGCGCAGTCCCAGACCAGCCAGCAGCAGTCCTCTCCTGACGCGACCACGCTGGACACCGTCAGCGTCACCGGCATCCGCAACAGCCTCAACCAGTCGATGGGGATCAAGCGCGACAACGCCGGCGTGGTCGATGCGATCAGCGCCGAGGACATCGGCAAGTTTCCCGACACCAACCTGGCCGAGTCGCTGCAGCGCATCACCGGCATCTCGATCGAGCGCCGCGACGGCGAAGGCGCGCAGGTCACCGCGCGCGGCTTCGGTCCGCAGTTCAATGCGGTCACCCTCAACGGCCGCGTGATCCCCGGCGCCGATGCGTTCGGCGCGCCGGGCGCGGTGCCGATCGGCGGCGTGGACGGCGGCACCCGCGCGTTCAACTTCGCCCAGCTCGCCTCCGAGGCGATCACCGGCCTGGAGGTGTACAAGACCAGCCGCGCCAATGCGCCCAGCGGCGGCATCGGCGCCACCATCAACATCCTCACCGACCGCCCGTTCAACCACAAAGGCCTGGTCGCCAGCGCCGGCGCCAAGGCCGCGTACGACGACTCGCAGCCGTTCGACAACAAGGTCACGCCGGAAGTGTCCGGCATCTTCAGCTACACCAACCCGGACAAGACCTGGGGCATCGGCCTGAGCGGCAGCTACCAGAAGCGCCGCGGCGGCTCGGTGCAGGCCACCGAGAACACCTGGAACATCCAGCCCTGGACCGGCACCGATCCGGCGCTGCGCCCGGACGCCACCGTGCAGAACGCGCCGGCGATCGGCCAGCTGTACGGCATGCCCAACGACCTGCGCTACGCCTTCGCCGATTTCGAACGCGAGCGGCTCAACGGCCAGGCGGTGGTGCAGTTCGCGCCGACCGACAGCCTGACCCTGACCCTGGACTACACCTACTCGAGCAACGAGATCCGCGAGGACCGCGGCGAGCAGGGCATCTGGCTGCAGCGCGCCAACAGCTTCACCGACCTGGTGTTCGACACCGGGCAGGCGGTGGCCACGCCGGTGTACCTGCGCGACGTGCCCAACGGCGCCAAGGACTTCGGCATGGAGCAGCAGCGCAACATGCAGAAGTACAAGCTCGGCTCGCTAGGCTTCAACGCCGACTGGCAGGCCACCGACCGCCTGCGCCTGACCTTCGATGCGCACGATTCCAAGACCCAGAGCCTGCCCAACGATCCGGTCACCGGCGGCAGCGCCACCTACTTCAGCTTCGCCGGCACCAACAACTGCACCGGCGGCACCCAATGCGGCGGGCAGTGGGCGCAGGAACTTTTCTTCAACAACAGCCTGCCGATCGGCGCGCGCACCTGGTATCCGACCGCGGCCGATTCCATCGCCGGGACCAATGGCGTGGTCAACCAGGACTTCTCCCCGGCCGAACTCGGCTCGCAGGTGCTGCGCATCTACTACCAGAGCCAGGTGACGGAGGTGAAGGAAGGGCGCGTGGACGGCCAGTTCGACTTCGACAACGGCCGCTTCCAGTTCGGCGTGGACAGCGCCAAGACCACCATGCACCGGCGCACCAGCGACACCTATTCGACGCTGGGCGACTGGGGCGTGGCCAACGCCGGCAACGAGCCGGGCATGCTCGCGCTGCTGCAGCCGGTCGGCATCACCGGCATGTTCAACGACTTCAACGCCTCCGGCGCGGCGCCCGGCGCCTGGCGCGGCAACGCCGACCAGCTGGCGCTGTGGGGCGGCAGCACCTACGGCGCGACCACGCGCTACAACCCGCAGTTCAGCGCCGACAACCAGGTCGAGGAGAAGACCCGCGCCGCCTACATGCAGCTGGAGTTCGACGGCGAACTGGGCGGCATGACCACCAATACCCGCATCGGCGTGCGCTACGAGAAGACCGACGTGGTCTCCACCTCGCAGGTCGCGACCCCGACCGCGCTGGAGTGGCAGGCCAACAACGACTTCCAGTTGTTGCGGTCCAGCGAAGTGCAGCCGTTCAGCGAGAAGCACAGCTACAGCTACGTGCTGCCGAACCTGGACTTCAGCGTCAACCTCACCGATGAACTGAAGGCCCGCGCCTCGTTCGGGCAGAGCATCGCGCGCGCGCCGTACAACAACCTGATCGCCGGGCCGACGCCGGGCACGCCGAGCGGCTCGATCCTGATCAATCCCTCCACGCGCGCGTCCGGCAGTGCCCAGAACCCGAGCCTGGATCCGCTGGAATCGAACAACCTGGACCTGGCGCTGGAATGGTATTTCGCCGACGCCAGCTACGTGTCGCTGACGTTCTGGGACAAGCGCGTGTCCAACTTCATCGGCACCAGCGTCACCCGCGAAAACCTCTACGGCCTGCGCGATCCCACCTCCGGGCCGGACGCGCAGGCGGCGCTGGCGTTCCTGCAGAGCGGCGCCTGCGCCGCGCAGGTCGGCGCCGCCGGCAACGACGTGGCGGCGGCCTGCTCGGCCAACGACACCTCGCTGTTCTCGGCGGTGGCGATGCTGCGCAACGCCGCGGCCACCGGCGGGCTGGGCGCCTACAACGGCAGCTCGGCGCAGACCCTGGCGCTGGAGAACGCCTACGACCTGGTCGGCGAGGCCGACGATCCGCTGTACGAGTTCGACGTGTCGCGCCCGGTCAACCAGAACAAGGCCAAGATCCACGGCTGGGAAATGGGCGGGCAGTACTTTTTCGGCGACACCGGGTTCGGCGTCTATGCCAACTACACCATCGTCAAGGGCGACGTCGGCTTCGACAACACCGTGCTGGACCGCGACCAGTTCGCGCTGCTCGGCCTCAGCGACACCGCCAACGTGATGCTGATGTACGAGAAGTACGGCTGGAGCGCGCGCCTGGCCTGGAACTGGCGCGACGAATACCTGATCGCGGCCAACCAGGACGGGTCCAACCGCAACCCGTACTACGTCGAGCCGTACCAGCAGCTGGACCTGAGCGTGAGCTACGCCATCACCGACAACCTGTCGATCGGCTTCGAGGCGATCAACATCACCAGCGAGGACGTGCGCTGGCACGGGCGCTCGAAGAAGCAGGTGATCAAGGTGCTGGACCAGAGCCCGCGCTACACGCTGGGCGTGCGTTACAACTTCTGA
- a CDS encoding SapC family protein — protein sequence MARYELLNNVAHQDLRVILRFGPEFGDATGVVQAFPTEYAELQREYPILLRKDPGGGGFQSVALLGFEQHENLFLQDARWNAAYLPGIVAKGPFLIGFQERLEDGALRREPVIHVDLDHPRVSFSEGERVFLPQGGHSPYLEHIITVLRGIRDGVEGGDAMFAAFDALGLIQPLRIDVQLGQAHNVHLAGLYGIDRERLAALDAASLHGLHRAGYLEGVYLLLASLHNMRRLMAEKQRRLQQAGANAVASGQAA from the coding sequence ATGGCCCGATACGAATTGCTCAACAACGTGGCCCACCAGGACCTGCGCGTGATCCTGCGCTTCGGCCCGGAATTCGGCGACGCCACCGGCGTGGTGCAGGCGTTCCCGACCGAATACGCCGAGTTGCAGCGCGAGTATCCGATCCTGCTGCGCAAGGACCCGGGCGGCGGCGGTTTCCAGTCGGTGGCGCTGCTGGGCTTCGAGCAGCACGAAAATCTGTTCCTGCAGGACGCGCGCTGGAATGCGGCGTACCTGCCGGGCATCGTCGCCAAGGGCCCGTTCCTGATCGGATTCCAGGAGCGGCTCGAGGACGGCGCGTTGCGCCGCGAACCGGTGATCCACGTCGATCTCGACCATCCGCGGGTCAGTTTCAGCGAAGGCGAGCGGGTGTTCCTGCCGCAGGGCGGGCACAGCCCGTACCTGGAACACATCATCACCGTGCTGCGCGGCATCCGCGACGGCGTGGAAGGCGGCGACGCCATGTTCGCCGCGTTCGATGCGCTGGGCCTGATCCAGCCGCTGCGCATCGACGTGCAGCTGGGGCAGGCGCACAACGTGCATCTGGCCGGGCTGTACGGCATCGACCGCGAACGGCTGGCCGCGCTGGATGCGGCGTCGCTGCATGGGTTGCACCGCGCCGGCTATCTGGAAGGCGTCTACCTGCTGCTGGCCTCGCTGCACAACATGCGCCGGCTGATGGCCGAGAAGCAGCGCCGCCTGCAGCAGGCCGGCGCGAACGCGGTCGCCTCCGGGCAGGCTGCCTGA
- a CDS encoding tryptophan 7-halogenase, which produces MGQIRKVVIAGGGTAGWIAACALAHQFRELLDITLIESEQIGTVGVGESTVPPIRSFHRFLQIDEQDFLRAVAGTFKLSISFENWRRHGERYLHPFGLTGQSTLVCAFHHFWLEAQRRGMLSDLGDYCLETVASRADRFALQQSPPVNYAYHLDAGLYARLLRRHAERHGLKRVEGKIQQVRQHAESGFVEALLLEDGTPIEGDLFIDCTGFRGLLIEQTLHTGYEDWTQWLPCDRAVAVQTEAVAAPVPYTRAIAHAAGWRWHIPLQHRVGCGLVFSSAHLSDDEARAKLLHDAAAPPIKDPWLVPFRSGRRLKAWNKNVVALGLASGFIEPLESTSIHLTIAAVMRLITLFPTEGIAPAMADIYNEVSRAEMEHVRDFIILHYHANQRDEPMWQACREMALPESLQQRLRAWRERAHAWQGSDELFRVDSWIHVLLGQGIVPAQHHLLARALPDQQLQQFLDTIRQPIDRAVAQMPSQEAFIARYCKAEPEVWAGRTPVAVPAPA; this is translated from the coding sequence ATGGGCCAGATACGCAAGGTGGTGATCGCGGGCGGCGGCACGGCGGGCTGGATCGCCGCCTGTGCGCTGGCGCACCAGTTCCGCGAGCTGCTGGACATCACCCTGATCGAGTCCGAGCAGATCGGCACGGTCGGCGTGGGCGAATCCACGGTACCGCCGATCCGCAGCTTCCACCGTTTCCTGCAGATCGACGAGCAGGACTTCCTGCGCGCCGTGGCCGGCACCTTCAAGCTGTCCATCTCGTTCGAGAACTGGCGCCGGCATGGCGAGCGCTACCTCCATCCGTTCGGCCTCACCGGACAGAGCACCCTGGTCTGCGCGTTCCACCATTTCTGGCTGGAAGCGCAGCGCCGCGGGATGCTGTCCGACCTGGGCGACTATTGCCTGGAGACGGTGGCCTCGCGCGCGGACCGTTTCGCGCTGCAACAGTCGCCGCCGGTCAACTACGCCTACCACCTCGATGCCGGGCTGTACGCGCGCCTGCTGCGCCGCCACGCCGAGCGCCATGGGCTCAAGCGCGTGGAGGGCAAGATCCAGCAGGTGCGACAGCACGCCGAGAGCGGCTTCGTCGAGGCGTTGCTGCTGGAAGACGGCACGCCGATCGAAGGCGACCTGTTCATCGACTGCACCGGCTTCCGCGGCCTGCTGATCGAGCAGACCCTGCACACCGGCTACGAGGACTGGACGCAGTGGCTGCCATGCGATCGCGCGGTGGCGGTGCAGACCGAGGCGGTGGCGGCGCCGGTGCCCTACACCCGCGCCATCGCCCATGCCGCCGGCTGGCGCTGGCACATCCCGTTGCAGCACCGCGTCGGTTGCGGACTGGTGTTCTCCAGCGCGCACCTGTCCGACGACGAGGCCCGCGCCAAGCTGCTGCACGACGCCGCTGCGCCGCCGATCAAGGACCCGTGGCTGGTGCCGTTCCGCAGCGGCCGCCGGCTCAAGGCCTGGAACAAGAACGTGGTCGCGCTGGGCCTGGCCAGCGGCTTCATCGAACCGCTGGAATCGACCAGCATCCACCTGACCATCGCCGCGGTGATGCGGCTGATCACGCTGTTCCCCACCGAGGGCATCGCCCCGGCGATGGCGGACATCTACAACGAGGTCAGCCGCGCCGAGATGGAACACGTGCGCGATTTCATCATCCTGCACTACCACGCCAACCAGCGCGACGAACCGATGTGGCAGGCCTGCCGCGAGATGGCGCTGCCCGAGTCGCTGCAGCAGCGGCTGCGCGCCTGGCGCGAGCGCGCGCATGCCTGGCAGGGCAGCGACGAACTGTTCCGGGTGGATTCGTGGATCCATGTGCTGCTCGGCCAGGGCATCGTGCCGGCGCAGCACCACCTGCTGGCACGCGCGCTGCCGGACCAGCAGTTGCAGCAGTTCCTCGACACGATCCGCCAGCCCATCGACCGCGCGGTGGCGCAGATGCCGTCGCAGGAGGCGTTCATCGCGCGCTATTGCAAGGCCGAGCCTGAGGTGTGGGCGGGACGGACCCCTGTCGCGGTGCCGGCGCCGGCATGA
- a CDS encoding cupin-like domain-containing protein, producing MEALAAIAERSDCRAGALPLADLLDAGEPVVLRGVARDWALVQAGLRGTRAAMDTLRGHSNGRPLQYSYGAPEIAGRPFYNDDFTALNFEVRRGDLHGLLDAIAAHLDDPQPPAYYLASLPVDDSLPGFRDGNDVDFAAHGVQARPSIWIGNRITASCHYDAPNNLACCAVGRRRFTVFPPEQIGNLYPGPLEPTPGGQAISVVDFAAPDVARYPRFRDALAHGRSAVLEPGDALFLPSLWWHHVEGLEAFNVLVNYWWSSAPAYLPAPMQALHHALWAIRDRPDAEKQAWRAIFDYYVFGPAERAGAHLPAQARQLLGPIDDTRARQLRAMLLAKLNR from the coding sequence ATGGAAGCGTTGGCGGCGATTGCCGAGCGCAGCGATTGCCGGGCCGGCGCATTGCCGCTGGCCGACCTGCTCGATGCCGGCGAGCCGGTGGTGCTGCGCGGCGTGGCGCGCGACTGGGCGCTGGTCCAGGCCGGGTTGCGCGGCACGCGCGCGGCGATGGACACGCTGCGCGGGCACAGCAACGGCCGCCCGCTGCAGTATTCCTACGGTGCGCCGGAGATCGCCGGCCGGCCGTTCTACAACGACGACTTCACTGCGTTGAACTTCGAGGTGCGGCGCGGCGATCTGCACGGCCTGCTGGACGCGATCGCCGCGCACCTGGACGATCCGCAACCGCCGGCCTATTACCTGGCCTCGCTGCCGGTGGACGACAGCCTGCCGGGGTTCCGCGACGGCAACGATGTGGACTTCGCCGCGCACGGCGTCCAGGCGCGGCCGAGCATCTGGATCGGCAACCGCATCACTGCGTCCTGCCACTACGACGCGCCGAACAATCTGGCCTGCTGCGCGGTCGGCCGGCGCCGCTTCACGGTGTTCCCGCCGGAGCAGATCGGCAATCTGTATCCCGGCCCGCTGGAGCCGACGCCGGGCGGGCAGGCGATCAGCGTGGTGGATTTCGCCGCGCCCGATGTCGCGCGCTACCCGCGCTTTCGCGATGCGCTGGCGCATGGCCGCAGCGCGGTGCTGGAGCCGGGCGATGCGCTGTTCCTGCCCAGCCTTTGGTGGCACCACGTGGAGGGGCTGGAAGCGTTCAACGTGCTGGTCAACTACTGGTGGAGCAGCGCGCCGGCGTACCTGCCGGCGCCGATGCAGGCGCTGCATCACGCGCTGTGGGCGATCCGCGACCGGCCGGACGCGGAAAAACAGGCGTGGCGCGCCATCTTCGACTACTACGTGTTCGGGCCGGCCGAGCGTGCCGGCGCGCACCTGCCGGCGCAGGCGCGGCAGCTGCTCGGGCCGATCGACGACACACGGGCGCGGCAGCTGCGCGCGATGCTGCTGGCCAAGCTCAACCGCTGA
- a CDS encoding class I SAM-dependent rRNA methyltransferase, translating into MNTPLPVLRLKNAWRSSHPWIFQKLVEKPAAKPKPGSLVDVVGVDGEWVGRGFYNGHSRIAVRILEIDPEVAVDEAWFARKIAEAVSLRRDVLKLDAVSDAWRVVHAEGDGLSGLVVDRYGDLLVVEFFSAGMFRYRDWIYAALRTQFPGARFYSFAEEHVQKQESFDYRPVSSSGERPEPAIISEYGVRFRADPAGAHKTGFFADQRENRQWLSQQVAGKRVLDLCCNTGGFAVYAKVRGAEEVVGVDIDEDVIEIAKGNAKLNDVRLKFVQADIFPYLRDAALRGDRYDVVILDPAKMTRDRDQVIPALKKYLDMNKLALGVVAPGGLFATFSCTGLVAEHEFLDMLRRAAYFSGRTIQILKVAGAGADHPFMAHVQESRYLKAVFCRVLN; encoded by the coding sequence ATGAATACTCCCCTGCCCGTCCTCCGCCTCAAGAACGCCTGGCGCTCCAGCCATCCGTGGATCTTCCAGAAACTGGTCGAAAAGCCCGCCGCCAAGCCCAAGCCGGGCAGTCTCGTCGACGTGGTCGGCGTGGACGGCGAGTGGGTCGGCCGCGGTTTCTACAACGGTCATTCGCGCATCGCCGTGCGCATCCTCGAGATCGATCCGGAGGTCGCGGTCGACGAAGCCTGGTTCGCGCGCAAGATCGCCGAGGCGGTGTCGCTGCGCCGCGACGTGCTCAAGCTGGACGCGGTGTCCGACGCCTGGCGCGTGGTGCATGCCGAAGGCGACGGCCTGTCCGGGCTGGTGGTGGACCGCTATGGCGACCTGCTGGTGGTGGAGTTCTTCAGCGCCGGCATGTTCCGCTACCGCGACTGGATCTACGCCGCGCTGCGCACCCAGTTCCCCGGCGCGCGCTTCTACAGCTTCGCCGAGGAGCACGTGCAGAAGCAGGAGAGCTTCGACTACCGCCCGGTGTCCAGCAGCGGCGAGCGCCCGGAGCCGGCGATCATCAGCGAATACGGCGTGCGTTTCCGTGCCGATCCGGCCGGTGCGCACAAGACCGGCTTCTTCGCCGACCAGCGCGAGAACCGGCAGTGGCTGAGCCAGCAGGTGGCCGGCAAGCGCGTGCTCGACCTGTGCTGCAACACCGGCGGCTTCGCCGTCTACGCCAAGGTGCGCGGCGCCGAGGAAGTGGTCGGCGTGGACATCGACGAGGACGTGATCGAGATCGCCAAGGGCAACGCCAAGCTCAACGACGTGCGGCTCAAGTTCGTGCAGGCCGACATCTTCCCGTACCTGCGCGATGCCGCGCTGCGCGGCGACCGCTACGACGTGGTGATCCTGGACCCGGCCAAGATGACCCGCGACCGCGACCAGGTGATCCCGGCGCTGAAGAAGTATCTGGACATGAACAAGCTGGCATTGGGCGTGGTCGCGCCCGGCGGGCTGTTCGCCACGTTCTCCTGCACCGGCCTGGTCGCCGAGCACGAGTTCCTGGACATGCTGCGCCGCGCCGCGTATTTCTCCGGCCGCACCATCCAGATCCTGAAAGTGGCCGGCGCCGGCGCCGACCACCCGTTCATGGCCCACGTGCAGGAATCGCGCTATCTGAAGGCCGTGTTCTGCCGCGTGCTGAATTGA